ATAATAATATTCCTATTAGAATAGGAGTAAATGCTGGATCTTTAGAAAAAGATATAAAGAATAAGTATTCAAATTTTTCTGCAATTGCAATAGTAGAATCTGCAATGCGTCATGTTGATATTTTAGAAAAATTAAATTTTGATCAGTTTAAAGTAAGTGTTAAATCTTCAGATGTTCATACAATGATACAGGCATATCAGTTAATTGCAAAAAAAATAGATCAGCCGTTACATTTAGGAGTTACTGAATCAGGTAGAGGTATGGTAGGAATTATAAAATCTGCAATTGGTATAGGTTGTTTATTATACGAAGGAATCGGAGATACATTGAGAGTATCTATATCAAGTGATCCTGTAGAAGAAGTTAAAATTGGTTTAAATATTTTAAAAGTTTTACGTATTAGAGAGAGAGGTATTAATTTTATTTCTTGTCCGACTTGTTCAAGAAAAGAGATTGATGTAATTAGTATAGTAAATACATTAGAAAATAGATTAAAAGATATTACTACACCAATGGATGTTTCTATTATTGGTTGTATTGTTAATGGTTTAGGAGAAGCGTCTCAATCAACAATTGGAATTACTGGAAATAGAAATAAAAGTAGTTTATACGAGGATGGTGTGCGACAAAAAGAATTATTAAATAATAATGAAATAATAGAGATATTAGAAAAAAAAATTAGGTTAAAAGCAAAAAAAATAGAAGAAAAAAAAATATAAATTTTTAGACTAATCATTTTAAAATAAATTTAAATAATACCAACAATGATATTATTTAAATTTTTAAAAAATTAGAGAAATATGTGAATAAAAAAATTCAGTCTATAAAAGGAATGCATGATTGTCTTCCAGATGATACTAGGATTTTTCAAAGAATAGAAAAAATTATCAAAGAAATATTATTTAGTTATGGTTTTAATGAAATACGTACACCGATAGTAGAACAAACTGATTTATTTATTAAAACTATTGGTACATTTTCTGATATAGTTCATAAAGAAATGTATACTTTTTTAGATAAAAATGGTTTTTCAGTTTCTTTACGTCCAGAAAATACTTTAGGATGTGTAAGAGCAGTTATTCAGCATAATTTATGTTATGAATTTATACAACGTCTTTGGTATTTAGGTCCAATGTTTCGATATGAAAGACCGCAAATGGGACGATATAGACAATTTTATCAGTTAGGCGTTGAAGTTTTTGGAATTTCAGATCCAGAAATAGATGCAGAATTAATTATTATGAGTGCACGTTTTTGGAAAAAACTAGGTATTTTAAATCATATTAATTTACAAATAAATTCAATTGGTTCTATAGAATCTAGAATTAATTATTCTAGAGATTTAATTATTTTTTTAAGGAAATATAAAAAATATTTTGATTCTTCTTTATGGGAAAAAATTAATTTAAATCCTTTAAGAATTTTAGATTCGAAAAAAGAACTTATACAAGAAATATTAAAAGAAGCACCAGTATTATTTGATTATCTTGATAAAAAATCTAAAAATCACTTCAATGTTTTATCTAATTTTTTAAATGAAGCTAATATTAAGTATATTATTAATTATAAATTAGTTCGTGGATTAGATTATTATAATAGCACTGTTTTTGAATGGATTACAAATAAATTAGGTTCTCAAAATGCAATATGTTCAGGGGGAAGATATGATTTTTTAATTGAAAAACTTGGAGGTATACAAAAACCAGCGATTGGATTTGCAATTGGAGTAGAAAGACTAATTTTATTGATGAAAAAGATAAATAATAATTTATTTATTCAGAAAGAATATATTGACTTATTCTTAATAAGGAATACTACTATTAGTAGTAGTAAAATGATATTTTTTTCTGAAAAAATTCGTGATTATTTTCCAAAATTAAAATTAATTGTTGATTATAATAGAAATGTTTTAGAAAAACAGTTAAAAATAGCAAAAAAATATAAAGCAAAAATTGTATTATTGTTATCTAATACATTAGATAATCAGAATATATTTTTATTTTTTTTAGAAAATGGAAAAAAAATAAAAACATGT
The window above is part of the Arsenophonus sp. genome. Proteins encoded here:
- the ispG gene encoding flavodoxin-dependent (E)-4-hydroxy-3-methylbut-2-enyl-diphosphate synthase; amino-acid sequence: MHNQIFKKRRRSTRIYVGNVPIGNGAPIAVQSMTKTQTENIEETIKQIQILEKEGVDIIRISIPTLKAAKNIKIFKKKINIPIIADIHFDYRIALEAAKCGADCLRINPGNIGNQKRIAQVIDAAKYNNIPIRIGVNAGSLEKDIKNKYSNFSAIAIVESAMRHVDILEKLNFDQFKVSVKSSDVHTMIQAYQLIAKKIDQPLHLGVTESGRGMVGIIKSAIGIGCLLYEGIGDTLRVSISSDPVEEVKIGLNILKVLRIRERGINFISCPTCSRKEIDVISIVNTLENRLKDITTPMDVSIIGCIVNGLGEASQSTIGITGNRNKSSLYEDGVRQKELLNNNEIIEILEKKIRLKAKKIEEKKI
- the hisS gene encoding histidine--tRNA ligase; amino-acid sequence: MNKKIQSIKGMHDCLPDDTRIFQRIEKIIKEILFSYGFNEIRTPIVEQTDLFIKTIGTFSDIVHKEMYTFLDKNGFSVSLRPENTLGCVRAVIQHNLCYEFIQRLWYLGPMFRYERPQMGRYRQFYQLGVEVFGISDPEIDAELIIMSARFWKKLGILNHINLQINSIGSIESRINYSRDLIIFLRKYKKYFDSSLWEKINLNPLRILDSKKELIQEILKEAPVLFDYLDKKSKNHFNVLSNFLNEANIKYIINYKLVRGLDYYNSTVFEWITNKLGSQNAICSGGRYDFLIEKLGGIQKPAIGFAIGVERLILLMKKINNNLFIQKEYIDLFLIRNTTISSSKMIFFSEKIRDYFPKLKLIVDYNRNVLEKQLKIAKKYKAKIVLLLSNTLDNQNIFLFFLENGKKIKTCEKDVFFILEKIFKRGM